A stretch of Rhododendron vialii isolate Sample 1 chromosome 4a, ASM3025357v1 DNA encodes these proteins:
- the LOC131321961 gene encoding QWRF motif-containing protein 3-like, which yields MNSDSETGHPHGSPKLRRPKSRDVSSRYLSQSSLSSPERKFDLPSPRQTLSPRQKPPRSSNDTRRQRSFGGSSDDDSGLIRGLWPAPTPIKTSSSSKKLDTFGDYLGKERLKDLKIDNKNNEVKQNIENPLFEYEMTGGKIAKENHKSFFGGSMRLGFPRRSSKTPASKSSYYSPNLSGNETGIAPGRFSVDETTLRRRSLGPASDTADSGSECSDVSSGYRSGFSGKTPGKNPSLGSFKSPTANARRSGVEVSSKYLQDLRAKTRVGTPDPNVPILSSLDKSPSIRTSKSSAVYGGGPAAPKWAMSPGREVLPPVDSRGKPPPAFSNLRPKGKGVGDLLSKGLGLFKGKKSTAAAAEATDGGSAPVASAVVGGLAVGYGGGESVHELRLMDTRLIQWSFVNARGAFVNLSMTNKAESKFIGAWHSITKLQHSVVQKKLQLDKEKLEMKLSFILHSHIKSLEAWGDIQAQNLSAVSGAKDSFHSAICRVPLVDGAKVMDPHSAYLALQHAANLATSINSMLYTISPTAKKTITLISELAKVVRQEKALLQEFLELLRIISTLEIQERSLKCSLIQIK from the exons ATGAATTCGGACAGCGAAACAGGGCATCCCCATGGATCTCCGAAGCTGCGCCGGCCCAAGTCTCGAGACGTCAGCTCTCGGTATCTCTCTCAGagctctctctcctcgcccgaaAGAAAATTCGATCTCCCGTCTCCGAGACAGACTCTCTCTCCCAGACAGAAACCGCCCAGATCGTCCAACGATACTAGAAGGCAGAGAAGCTTCGGCGGCAGCAGTGACGACGACAGCGGATTAATCCGTGGACTATGGCCCGCCCCAACTCCGATAAAAACTTCTTCTTCGAGTAAAAAGCTGGACACTTTCGGTGATTATCTAGGAAAGGAGCGACTCAAAGACCTCAAAATCGACAACAAGAACAACGAAGTGAAACAAAACATCGAGAATCCTCTGTTTGAGTACGAGATGACCGGGGGGAAAATCGCGAAAGAGAATCACAAATCTTTTTTTGGTGGGTCGATGAGGTTAGGATTTCCACGGCGATCGTCGAAGACACCGGCGAGTAAGTCTTCGTATTACTCGCCGAATTTATCAGGTAATGAAACAGGTATAGCTCCCGGGAGATTTTCAGTTGACGAAACTACCCTCCGCCGGAGATCACTCGGTCCGGCATCAGATACCGCAGACTCGGGGTCCGAGTGCAGCGACGTAAGCTCCGGCTACAGGTCTGGCTTCAGCGGAAAGACCCCAGGGAAAAACCCATCTCTGGGGTCTTTCAAGAGTCCCACGGCGAATGCTAGAAG GTCCGGTGTCGAAGTTTCGTCAAAGTATTTACAAGATTTAAGAGCCAAAACACGAGTCGGGACGCCAGATCCGAACGTCCCGATTCTGAGTTCTTTAGACAAGTCTCCGAGTATACGTACTTCGAAGAGTTCGGCCGTATATGGCGGCGGTCCAGCAGCACCGAAGTGGGCGATGTCGCCGGGAAGAGAGGTGTTGCCGCCAGTCGATAGCAGGGGAAAGCCGCCGCCGGCGTTTTCAAACTTGAGGCCGAAAGGGAAAGGGGTGGGGGATTTGTTGAGCAAGGGGTTGGGTTTGTTTAAAGGTAAGAAGTCTACAGCGGCGGCAGCCGAAGCGACCGATGGTGGTTCAGCACCTGTCGCTTCGGCGGTGGTTGGTGGTTTGGCGGTGGGGTATGGTGGTGGGGAGTCTGTTCATGAGCTTCGTTTGATGGATACCCGATTGATTCAGTGGAGTTTTGTGAATGCTAGAGGAGCTTTTGTGAATCTGAGCATGACTAACAAAGCAGAg AGCAAATTTATAGGTGCATGGCATAGTATTACAAAGTTGCAACATTCTGTGGTACAAAAGAAGCTACAACTTGACAAAGAGAAGCTTGAGATGAAGCTGAGTTTTATTCTTCACTCCCAT ATCAAGTCATTGGAGGCTTGGGGAGACATCCAAGCACAAAACCTATCAGCAGTTTCAGGCGCCAAAGACAGTTTTCACTCTGCCATTTGCAGAGTACCCCTTGTGGATGGTGCAAAGGTG ATGGATCCACATTCAGCTTACTTGGCACTTCAACATGCTGCAAATCTTGCGACATCCATAAATTCAATGTTATACACAATTTCACCAACG GCGAAGAAGACAATAACACTGATTTCGGAATTAGCAAAGGTAGTCAGACAAGAAAAAGCTCTTTTGCAAGAATTCTTGGAGCTTTTGAGGATCATTTCCACGTTAGAG ATTCAGGAGAGGAGCTTGAAGTGTAGTTtgattcaaataaaatga
- the LOC131321963 gene encoding uncharacterized protein LOC131321963 isoform X1: MASSLVARAARQAATVARLSSSPSAAQATSLVQRRGLAGAADHHGPPKVNVWQDPLSPSKWKEEHFVIVSLSGWGLLFFGGYKFFTGGKKNKEEVVFYDLETLSIRCYLFIQVCLGIICLSTLYVHMDKAFFRCSTLLLFFSPPL; the protein is encoded by the exons ATGGCTTCTTCCTTGGTTGCGAGGGCGGCTCGTCAAGCCGCAACCGTCGCCCGCCTCTCCTCTTCGCCGTCTGCGGCTCAGGCCACGAGCCTAGTCCAGCGCCGCGGCCTTGCTGGCGCCGCAG ATCACCATGGACCCCCAAAAGTTAATGTCTGGCAAGATCCATTGAGTCCATCTAAATGGAAGGAAGAGCAT TTTGTGATTGTCTCTTTGTCTGGCTGGGGTTTGCTCTTCTTTGGGGGGTATAAGTTCTTCACCGGAGGCAAGAAAAACAAGGAAGAGGTAGTGTTCTATGATCTTGAAACCTTGAGTATCAGATGTTACCTATTTATTCAAGTATGTTTAGGGATTATTTGTTTGTCAACATTGTATGTTCATATGGACAAGGCATTCTTTCGTTGTTCTACACTGTTGCTCTTCTTTAGTCCTCCATTATGA
- the LOC131321963 gene encoding uncharacterized protein LOC131321963 isoform X2 codes for MASSLVARAARQAATVARLSSSPSAAQATSLVQRRGLAGAADHHGPPKVNVWQDPLSPSKWKEEHFVIVSLSGWGLLFFGGYKFFTGGKKNKEEKLVEAAH; via the exons ATGGCTTCTTCCTTGGTTGCGAGGGCGGCTCGTCAAGCCGCAACCGTCGCCCGCCTCTCCTCTTCGCCGTCTGCGGCTCAGGCCACGAGCCTAGTCCAGCGCCGCGGCCTTGCTGGCGCCGCAG ATCACCATGGACCCCCAAAAGTTAATGTCTGGCAAGATCCATTGAGTCCATCTAAATGGAAGGAAGAGCAT TTTGTGATTGTCTCTTTGTCTGGCTGGGGTTTGCTCTTCTTTGGGGGGTATAAGTTCTTCACCGGAGGCAAGAAAAACAAGGAAGAG AAATTGGTGGAAGCGGCACACTAG
- the LOC131321962 gene encoding syntaxin-124-like has product MNDLFSGSFKKYQDLKRQIHVDDIETGGGGTGNETIDLDRFFEDVEKVKDDMKDVEKLYKRLQELNEETKTAHNAKTVKELRSRMDSDVAQVLKKVKVIKGKLEALDRSNVAHRSIPGCGPGSSADRTRTSVVSGLGKKLKVMMDEFQALRAKMTAEYKETVERRYFTVTGEKPNEDLIENLISSGESETFLQKAIQDQGRGQILDTISEIQERHDAVKEIEKNLMELHQVFLDMAALVEAQGQQLNNIESHVAHASSFVRRGTEQLQEARVYQKSSRKWTCIAIGLGACVLVLILFPVLSSVLVHVL; this is encoded by the exons ATGAATGATCTTTTCTCGGGTTCGTTCAAGAAATACCAGGATCTTAAGCGCCAGATTCATGTCGATGACATCGAGACCGGTGGAGGGGGCACGGGGAACGAGACCATCGATCTCGACAGGTTTTTTGAGGATGTCGAGAAGGTGAAGGATGACATGAAGGATGTAGAGAAGCTATACAAGAGGTTGCAGGAATTAAATGAGGAGACCAAAACAGCCCATAATGCCAAAACCGTGAAGGAGCTCCGGTCCCGAATGGATTCTGATGTTGCACAGGTCCTCAAAAAGGTCAAGGTCATCAAGGGGAAGCTCGAAGCACTCGATAGATCGAACGTTGCTCACCGGAGCATCCCTGGATGCGGTCCTGGCTCGTCTGCTGATCGTACCCGGACCTCGGTCGTTAGCGGGTTAGGGAAAAAACTCAAGGTCATGATGGATGAATTTCAG GCACTGAGGGCGAAAATGACAGCCGAGTACAAAGAGACGGTCGAGAGGAGGTACTTCACGGTCACAGGGGAGAAGCCGAACGAGGACCTGATCGAGAACTTGATATCAAGCGGGGAAAGTGAGACGTTCCTTCAAAAGGCGATCCAGGACCAAGGCCGGGGACAGATCCTGGACACGATCTCCGAGATCCAGGAGAGGCACGACGCGGTGAAGGAGATCGAGAAGAACCTGATGGAGCTCCACCAGGTGTTCCTGGACATGGCGGCGCTGGTGGAGGCGCAGGGGCAGCAGCTGAACAACATAGAGAGCCACGTGGCGCACGCGAGCTCGTTCGTTAGACGAGGGACTGAGCAGCTCCAGGAAGCAAGGGTGTACCAGAAGAGCTCTAGGAAATGGACTTGCATCGCCATCGGACTCGGGGCTTGCGTCCTCGTCCTTATTCTTTTCCCAGTTTTGTCGTCTGTTTTGGTTCATGTATTgtag
- the LOC131321964 gene encoding uncharacterized protein LOC131321964 isoform X1, translating into MLKLMLACCKVYISESRNRVALDSIEQAAKLFPQAAIINKFEDETYNRVGYTLVSKVTPEPSSGMCPLKTTVFAMVKAAFEAVDLESHHGSHPRLGVVDHICFHPLGSTSLDRTAALAKSLAADIGSILQVPSFLYGAAHKEGRTLDSIRRELGYFRPNFTGNQWAGGPKSELLPLKPDEGPTHAVQAKGVVVIGATPWVDNYNVPVYSTDIGLVRRIAKRVSGRGKGLPSVQAMALAHGEDVIEVACNLLEPSEVGGDLVQLEVERIAGEEGLAVRKGYYTDFSQENIIQSYLQLDFHRGQRE; encoded by the exons ATGTTAAAGTTGATGCTTGCTTGCTGTAAGGTGTACATATCTGAAAGCCGAAACAGGGTTGCCCTTGATTCAATTGAACAAGCTGCCAAACTATTCCCACAAGCTGCCATAATCAACAAGTTTGAAGATGAGACTTATAATAGAGTTGGTTACACCCTTGTCTCCAAGGTAACCCCAGAGCCATCTTCGGGCATGTGTCCTCTAAAGACTACTGTCTTTGCCATGGTTAAAGCTGCTTTTGAAGCCGTTGACCTTGAGTCGCACCATGGAAGTCATCCTCGGCTTGGGGTTGTGGACCATATATGTTTTCACCCCTTGGGTAGTACTTCTCTGGACCGGACAGCAGCGCTGGCAAAATCCTTGGCAGCTGATATTGGCTCCATTCTGCAAG TGCCGTCTTTCCTTTATGGAGCAGCCCACAAAGAGGGAAGAACACTTGATTCAATCAGACGGGAGCTGGGCTATTTCAGGCCCAATTTTACCGGAAACCAATGGGCAGGAGGACCAAAATCAGAGCTCTTGCCACTGAAACCAGATGAGGGTCCAACTCATGCAGTTCAAGCGAAGGGTGTCGTCGTAATTGGAGCAACCCCATGGGTCGATAACTACAATGTTCCAGTCTACTCTACCGACATTGGCCTGGTTCGTAGAATCGCTAAAAGGGTAAGTGGGAGAGGTAAAGGACTTCCATCTGTCCAAGCCATGGCACTTGCTCATGGTGAAGATGTGATTGAGGTAGCCTGTAATTTGTTGGAACCAAGTGAGGTTGGAGGTGATTTGGTTCAGCTTGAAGTGGAGAGGATTGCAGGAGAAGAGGGTTTGGCTGTGAGGAAGGGCTATTATACTGATTTTTCTCAGGAAAATATAATTCAAAGTTATTTGCAGTTGGATTTTCACAGAGGACAGAGAGAATAG
- the LOC131321964 gene encoding uncharacterized protein LOC131321964 isoform X2 produces MEDIFDSSLNLEETHFNEGFNEGYADGLSSGKDEGRQVGLKHGFEVGEELGFYRGCIDVWNSAIRVDPTCFSSRIQKSINTMDNLVKKYPTSEPENDSVNEVMDSLRLKFRSVCASLNVKLEYKGYPKEMLKLMLACCKVYISESRNRVALDSIEQAAKLFPQAAIINKFEDETYNRVGYTLVSKVTPEPSSGMCPLKTTVFAMVKAAFEAVDLESHHGSHPRLGVVDHICFHPLGSTSLDRTAALAKSLAADIGSILQVPSFLYGAAHKEGRTLDSIRRELGYFRPNFTGNQWAGGPKSELLPLKPDEGPTHAVQAKGVVVIGATPWVDNYNVPVYSTDIGLVRRIAKRVSGRGKGLPSVQAMALAHGEDVIEVACNLLEPSEVGGDLVQLEVERIAGEEGLAVRKGYYTDFSQENIIQSYLQLDFHRGQRE; encoded by the exons atggaggATATCTTCGATTCATCCCTAAACCTAGAAGAAACCCACTTCAACGAAGGTTTCAACGAGGGCTACGCCGACGGCTTATCCTCAGGCAAAGACGAAGGCCGCCAAGTGGGCCTCAAGCACGGCTTCGAGGTCGGCGAGGAGTTAGGGTTTTACAGGGGCTGCATCGACGTGTGGAACTCCGCTATTCGGGTCGACCCGACTTGCTTCTCGTCTAGGATCCAGAAAAGCATCAATACCATGGACAACTTGGTTAAAAAGTACCCGACTTCGGAGCCGGAGAACGACTCCGTGAATGAGGTTATGGATTCTTTGAGGTTGAAGTTTAGGTCTGTTTGTGCTAGTTTGAACGTGAAGTTGGAGTATAAGGGGTATCCTAAGG AAATGTTAAAGTTGATGCTTGCTTGCTGTAAGGTGTACATATCTGAAAGCCGAAACAGGGTTGCCCTTGATTCAATTGAACAAGCTGCCAAACTATTCCCACAAGCTGCCATAATCAACAAGTTTGAAGATGAGACTTATAATAGAGTTGGTTACACCCTTGTCTCCAAGGTAACCCCAGAGCCATCTTCGGGCATGTGTCCTCTAAAGACTACTGTCTTTGCCATGGTTAAAGCTGCTTTTGAAGCCGTTGACCTTGAGTCGCACCATGGAAGTCATCCTCGGCTTGGGGTTGTGGACCATATATGTTTTCACCCCTTGGGTAGTACTTCTCTGGACCGGACAGCAGCGCTGGCAAAATCCTTGGCAGCTGATATTGGCTCCATTCTGCAAG TGCCGTCTTTCCTTTATGGAGCAGCCCACAAAGAGGGAAGAACACTTGATTCAATCAGACGGGAGCTGGGCTATTTCAGGCCCAATTTTACCGGAAACCAATGGGCAGGAGGACCAAAATCAGAGCTCTTGCCACTGAAACCAGATGAGGGTCCAACTCATGCAGTTCAAGCGAAGGGTGTCGTCGTAATTGGAGCAACCCCATGGGTCGATAACTACAATGTTCCAGTCTACTCTACCGACATTGGCCTGGTTCGTAGAATCGCTAAAAGGGTAAGTGGGAGAGGTAAAGGACTTCCATCTGTCCAAGCCATGGCACTTGCTCATGGTGAAGATGTGATTGAGGTAGCCTGTAATTTGTTGGAACCAAGTGAGGTTGGAGGTGATTTGGTTCAGCTTGAAGTGGAGAGGATTGCAGGAGAAGAGGGTTTGGCTGTGAGGAAGGGCTATTATACTGATTTTTCTCAGGAAAATATAATTCAAAGTTATTTGCAGTTGGATTTTCACAGAGGACAGAGAGAATAG